From the genome of Deinococcus sp. JMULE3, one region includes:
- a CDS encoding helix-turn-helix transcriptional regulator, with protein MAHVILDDPQVVEVLLDHDRMRLLTPFMTAPMTIAQAAEITGCPPTSLGYWVKRFVRLGLVREVASQRPAVFQAVSNEFIVDPSRVMPLEEMLSGVQRPAWERMLRGYAREYGRLSPDWLLRFHVTPEGVLTRRELTREELERPGGPAAQRPLGEWALLRLSREDAQAFRERLSGVVQEFLARSSELESDSVYLVHVGLTRDPVHG; from the coding sequence ATGGCGCACGTTATCCTTGACGATCCGCAGGTGGTTGAGGTGCTGCTGGATCATGACCGCATGCGGCTCCTGACGCCTTTCATGACGGCGCCGATGACCATCGCGCAGGCGGCGGAGATCACCGGGTGCCCGCCGACGTCCCTGGGGTACTGGGTCAAGCGGTTCGTGCGGCTGGGGCTGGTGCGGGAGGTCGCCTCTCAGCGTCCGGCGGTGTTTCAGGCGGTGTCGAACGAGTTCATCGTGGACCCGTCGCGGGTGATGCCGCTGGAGGAGATGCTGTCGGGCGTGCAGCGCCCCGCGTGGGAGCGGATGCTGCGCGGGTACGCGCGGGAGTACGGGCGGCTGTCGCCGGACTGGCTGCTGCGGTTTCACGTGACGCCCGAGGGGGTGCTGACGCGGCGTGAACTGACCCGCGAGGAGCTGGAGCGTCCGGGGGGTCCGGCGGCGCAGCGGCCGCTGGGGGAATGGGCGCTGCTGCGGCTGTCGCGGGAGGACGCGCAGGCGTTCCGCGAGCGGCTGTCCGGGGTGGTGCAGGAGTTCCTGGCCCGCTCGTCGGAGCTTGAGTCCGACAGCGTGTATCTCGTGCATGTGGGACTGACGCGGGACCCGGTGCACGGGTGA